ACTCGATAAAGTTGTTTATCAAGGTAGAAAGAACCCTGCCAGCTGGCAAGGTAGTCATGCTGATGAGCTTATCGATTACGATAACTTAGCAGAGTCAGCGGTCTTTTTTACTGGAACGGCTAGAGAAGCGGCGACTTTATTCCCAGACAACTCCAACGTTGCTGCAACGATTGCTCTTGCAGGAGTCGGGCTTGATCAGACTCAGGTAGAATTAATCGTTGATCCAGCACTTGAACATAACATTCACCATATAACGGCTGAAGGCGTATTTGGTAAACTTGAGCTTAGCATCACAGGATTACCCTTAGCTGAAAATCCGAAAACATCAAGCTTGGCCGCTTTTAGCGCTTTACGCTTATGCCATCAGCTGGATCAAACTCTACAAATATAAGCCTCAATTATCATTGATAATACTCTAACAATTGATATAAAAAAAACAGCCTCTAAAGGGCTGTTTTAAAATCAGGTATAACATCCTTTAAATACTACAAACGCATCATTAATTAGGCTCGATGTCCATTGTTATCTTCTTCACCAGTAATGCTTCCGACTTTTTTAGTAAAAAACAAACCTGCTGGAATAGAAACTAATAAACCAACCACCACAGCAATTTGAATATGAGGAATTTCATTAAATCCTGTCACTAAAGCTGTAATGATAAGCAATCCAACGATAACCGTTGCTGCCATCGAGTAGATCATGGAGAATAATGGCCAATTCATGATTTATTCCTTATTATTTGTGTGGGTATATCTACAGTTATACGCTAATTCCTTATAAAAAGTAAGTATTAATTGTAAACTAGCAGGCCAGTAATAACAGAAGACTTATAATAAAAGCCATGCTAATATTAAGGATTTATTTGTTATCTAATTTATCCTTAATCAATATTCATTTAAAGCTTTTATCACTATCGGTTTACATCCCTTATTTAAACTAATCATTTCGTATGATACTCATCTATACTTTTGACTGGCTATAGTATAGATACCCACTTTCTTCATTACTCTCCTTTTTCTGGAAGTTTTATAGTCATAAAAATTACTATGCTAGTATTGTTTTACAATTACAATAGTCACTCTTACTCTTCTGCAAAAGCCTTGTCAACATGACCTCATCTAGTAACAACTCTGCGAACTCTTTATCTAAACAAGACTCACTAGATAATGAAAATGATCCTGATATTGGTCATGATGAGGCCATTACCGAGTCTGGTGCTGAAATAGCGCAGGAACCTTTGATTGACCACGTAGATAATTTGGCTGAGCAGAATATTGAGGAAAACGAAAATGATGATGAAGATCAAGAAGTAGAAACAGAATGCGCTAAAGCTCCTGAACCTCAGATAACCATGACCTCGCCTAGCCCTGACGTGGTTATTGCTACCGTAGAAACTCCAGATCTTGAAGATTTAGCTCATAAAGATACACCAACAGAGCAGCAAGACCAAACCGCACCCGCCACCTCCGCTGCCGCAGATGAAGCTAAACAAAGCAGCTCTGAAAACTACGATAATCAAGCAAGCAACCTAGAAAACTATGCTGAACAGCAAGATAATGATAATGATCAAGTGGATAGCGATAATGTTGATGAAGCCCGAAATGATAACGATAGAGAGAGCATTAATGAAAGTAAGGTTGATAACAGCGATATTGATGCGAGCGACATTGACAAAACTGAGTCTAATCAAGATCTAGAAGATAGCGAGTATCTAGATGATGAAAAAAGACAAGAAGCCGTCGAAAAAGAGAAAGAATCTAAACTTGAGTCTTATAAGCAGTTTATTGCGCGGCAATTTAGCAATCAGAAAGTAGACTATCCAGAAGTACGGGTTAGAATTGAGGCCAATGCCCTACCCAGCAAAATGTACTTTGTGATGAATATGCTCTCAGCTATTATTGCCAGCTATGGTTTAGTCACTAATTCAGCAGCAGTAGTGATTGGTGCGATGCTGGTGGCGATGATGCTTGGTCCTATTACTGGTATTGCGCTCGCCATCATTGATCACCGTGCCCCTTTGTTGCGTAAGTCTTTATTTACGGTAATAACTGGGGTTTCTTTGGTGGTCTTGGTAGGCTTTGTAGTAGGTTGGTTGCACAATGAACAACCGCTGACTGCAGAGATATTATCACGTACCCAGCCGACCTCTATGGATTTGATGATAGCCTTAGCTGGCGGTACGGCAGGTGCTTATGCCATGGTCTCGCCGCATCTGTCAGTGGCCGTCGTGGGGGTGGCAGTGGCAACGGCATTGGTGCCGCCACTGGCTGCCAGTGGTATCTTGTTTGCTAATGGCGAGACCCAGCTTGGACTTGGAGCACTACTGTTAGCCATTACCAACATCATCGCCATCCAGTTTACCAACGCTTTAGTACTATGGATTTTGGGTTTTCGGCGCTTAGTCGATGATGATTATCAGTCAAGTACTTACTTAACTTTTTTGCGACGCAACGCCGTTACTTTATCACTGTTGGTGGTATTAGGTGTTTATTTGTCAATTAATCTAAATAAAAACGCCAATCAGCAAGCCTTTGAAAACAATGTTAAAACAGCGATTAATAGCTATTTTGTTGATAAAGGCAATGTACTGACCAACACCCAGTTTGATCAGACGGATGAACACTTAACTATTCGGGCAGTCATTCGCGGTGAAACCACCCCAAGCTCCTACGATGTGCGCCAACTTGAAGCAGAGATTGCTCAAGATATGCTCGATAGCTTTTCGGAGAACTCGCGCATTAAACTACAGCTACGCTACCTACCTGTACAAGTTATCGAAGCCAACCCTCTGACTGCTGATAAGCTCGACAAAACCGATGCCGCCATCTTAACCAATTAAGGGGTACGCTAATTAACGTTATAAAAGCTTTTGAGACTGTTAGAATAATGCAGCAATTGCATATCCTATATCAAGAGCTTAGCTGAATGTGCTAAAATCGCTTGCAAATTTATTAAACCTTTTCTTATCTCATTTTATCTCAACTATAGCCGTTAGTAAGGAGCCGCTGTGAGCCAGCCATTCCGCTCAGCCGACATTCGTAAAGCTTTTTTTGACTTTTTTATAAGCAAACAGCATACCCCGGTGTCTTCATCAAGCTTGATTCCACATAATGACCCGACCTTGTTATTTACCAATGCGGGCATGAATCAGTTTAAAGAAACCTTTTTGGGAATAGAGCCTCGCGATTATACTCGTGCGGTCACCTCACAAAAGTGTGTCCGTGCTGGCGGTAAGCACAACGATTTAGATAATGTCGGTTATACTGCACGCCATCATACTTTCTTTGAAATGCTAGGTAACTTCTCCTTTGGCGATTATTTTAAGCAAGACGGTATTGCTTATATTTGGGAGTTTTTGACCTCAGATAAGTGGCTTGCCATCGATAAAGATCGCTTGTATGTCACTATTTATGAAACCGACGACGAAGCCTATGATATCTGGCATAAAGACATTGGCCTGCCAGCGGAGCGCATCATTCGAATTGGTGATAATAAAGGGGTGCCCTACGCTTCTGACAACTTTTGGACTATGGGTGATACCGGACCTTGTGGTCCATGTACCGAAGTGTTTTATGACCATGGCGCTGAGATTGAAGGGGGTCTACCCGGTACTCCGGAAGAAGATGGCGACCGTTTTATCGAGATTTGGAACTGTGTTTTTATGCAGTTTAATCGTCAAAAAGATGGCACGATGACCCCGCTACCAGCGCCAAGCGTGGATACTGGTATGGGGCTTGAGCGTATCAGCGCTATTATGCAAGACGTCCATAGTAATTATCAGATTGATTTATTTGCGCACCTGATGGATGCCGCTGCGCAAGTTTTAGAGATTGAGAACCAGCAACAATCTTCCTTAAAGGTCATCGCTGACCATATTCGTGCGGTTGCATTTTTAATCGCCGATGGCGTGATGCCGAGTAACGAAGGTCGCGGCTATGTACTGCGCCGTATCATTCGCCGTGCGGTGCGCCATGGTCATAAATTAGGTGCCAATAGCGACTTCTTTTATAAGATGGTCGCCCCTTTGGTAGCAGAGATGGGCGCTGCTTATCCTGAGCTTCTAGAGAAGCAAAGCTTGATTGAAGACGCTATTCAAAAAGAAGAGGCTCAGTTTGCCAAAACTTTAGCACAAGGTTTACGCCTACTTGCCAGCGAGCTTGAAGATTTGCAGGATGGTGATGTCCTCTCAGGGGCAGCTGCCTTTAAGCTTTACGATACCTATGGTTTTCCGCTCGATCTAACCGCCGATATTACCCGTGAGCGCGGTATTACTATCAATGAAGAAGAGTTTGATGAGCACATGCAGGCACAACGTGAACGTGCTCGTGATGCTGGCAAATTTGACGTTGATTACAGTAGTGTGATTCAAGTAGATACGCCTACTGAATTCATTGGCTATGAGCAGTTAGAAGACCAGAATGTTCAAATTGTAGCGCTCTATCAAGAAGGTCAAGCTACGGACAGCTTAGCAGAAGGTGAAGAAGGGGTTATTGTTCTTGATCGCACGCCATTTTATGCAGAAGGCGGTGGTCAAGTCGGTGAGCTGGGTGAGATTCGCACCCCATCCGGCGTCTTTGAGGTACAAGATACCAAAAAATCTGGTCAAGCCATTATTCATTACGGCGTGGTCAATATGGGCACCATTAGTGCTCAACAAACCGCTGAAGCCGAGGTAATCTCTAGCATTCGCGCTGCCAGTGCCAAAAACCACTCAGCCACTCACCTGCTCCATGCGGCTCTACGTGAAGTATTAGGTGATACCGTTAGCCAAAAAGGCTCGCTGGTATCCAGTGAGGTGCTGCGTTTTGACTTTGCTTATGATAAGCCGGTTAGCGCTGCTGAAATTAATCGTATTGAGCGCTTAGTCAATGAGCAAATCCAAGCCAATACCCCAGCTTGTATCGAAAACATGCCTATCGATGAAGCTATGGATAAAGGAGCCGTGGCTTTATTTGGTGAAAAATACGGTAATGAGGTGCGGGTTTTAACCATGGGTACCGATCAAGTCATTGATGGTCGACGCCAGCCCTTCTCTATTGAGCTATGCGGTGGTCTGCACGTAGAGCGTACAGGTGATATTGGCGTATTAAAAATCACCAGTGAAGGCGGTATTGCAGCTGGCGTGCGCCGGATTGAAGCCGTTACAGGTATGAATGCTATCAAGTATATTCAGCAAAATGATCAGCAGCTAAGTACCCTTGCCGGTCAGCTTAAAGTCAAACGCCCTGATGTGGCGAAACGTGTACAAACTATGGCTGATAAGCAGCGTGAGCTTGAGAAACAGCTTGAACGTCTAGAGCAAAAAATGGCTAGTGCACAAGCTGCTAATTTGCTTGATGAAGTACAAACCATTGCTGGTACCCCAGTATTGGTCAGCACCTTATCCGGTATTGATGGCAAATCGATCCGTACCCTGATGGATGATATCAAATCCAAATCACCTGACAGTATCATTGTGTTGATTGGAGATAAAGACGGACAATTGGCCTTGGCTGCTAGTGTCGCTAAATCCTTAACCTCACGTATTAAAGCTGGTGATATTATCCGTCATTTGGCCGGCGAGCTTGGTGGTAAAGGCGGTGGTAAGCCTGATTATGCTCAAGGCGGCGCCCCTAAAGCAGATAATACTGCAGCTGTGGTTGGTGCTTTGCCAAACTGGATCGAGTCTCAGCTTGGCTAGTTAGACCGATTAACTCCTGAACCGGGATGCAGGTAAAGCGATTGGTTATAGCTCCTATAACTAATCGCACTGGATATAAGCGCATCTAACGGGTGCTGTGACTTAAATTCTTCGGACGAGTATGGTATAAAGGTCAACGTTTCACTTAATACCAAGTACAGTTTTTATATCCAGTTTTATCTTTAATCTATAGCTGAATATAAAAATAGCGCTACAATCTATAACTCTTAATAACTGATAGCTAGCATTGATGAATAATAGGTAAATTTTATGGCCTTAATAGTACAAAAATACGGCGGCACGTCAATGGGCAGTATTGACCGCATTAAAAACGTCGCAAAACGCGTTAAACGCTGGCACGATAATGGCCATCAAGTCGTCGTTGTAGTGTCAGCCATGAGCGGCGAGACCAACCGCTTGATTGATTTAGCACGCCAAATTAGCCCTCAGCCAGACCCGCGCGAATACGATCAGATGGTATCTACCGGTGAGCAAGTGTCGATCTCGTTATTAGCGATGGCTATCAAAGAGTTAGGTATCGGTGCACGCTCTTTTACTGGTCGCCAGGTAGCTATAAAAACCGATGCCTCGCACAATAAAGCTCGTATTGAGTCTATTGAAGATAAGAATATCCGTGAGCAGTTAGACGCTGGTAATGTGGTAGTGGTAGCAGGTTTCCAAGGTACCGATGAGCATGGCAACATCACCACCTTAGGCCGCGGTGGTTCTGATACTACAGGGGTTGCCATTGCAGCCGCACTCGGCGCCGATGAGTGCCAAATTTACACCGATGTGGATGGCGTTTACACTACCGACCCACGGGTAACCTCAAAAGCTAAAAAGCTTGAAAAAATAACCTTTGAAGAAATGCTGGAGATGGCAAGCCTTGGCTCTAAAATCTTACAAATTCGCTCAGTAGAGTTCGCAGGTAAATACGGCGTCCCTCTACGAGTGTTATCAAGTTTTGATGAAAACAACGATGGCAGCTTTGATGACGACTTTAAAGACAATGTTGGTACCCTAATTACGATAGACGAAGGAGACAGTATGGAACAGGCAATCATCTCAGGGATCGCTTTTAACCGCGATGAGGCAAAAATTGTAGTGCGCGGCGTACCTGATCATCCCGGCATAGCTTCTGCTATCTTGACGCCTATTGGTCGGGCGAATATCGAAATTGATATGATTGTCCAAAACGTATCCACCCATGGTACTACCGACTTTAGCTTTACCGTAAATCGTAGCGACATGGAAAGAGCTATGAAAGTGCTCAATGATGAAGTTAAAGATGAGATTGGCGCTAAAGAAGTACTCGGCAATAGCGAAGTGGTCAAAATATCGTTAGTAGGCGTAGGTATGCGCTCACACGCTGGGGTTGCTAGTCTGATGTTCCAAACACTGGCTGAAAACAATATTAATATTCAAATGATATCAACCAGTGAAATCAAAGTCTCTGTACTTATCCAAGAGCAACATCTAGAAAAAGCCGTTAGATCATTGCATACTGCTTTTGGTCTTGACCGGGAGGATGGTGATAGCAGAGTTGCTGGTCAATAATCAAGCGCTTAATAACAGAACGTTAGGAAATAAAACAGAGATTTAATTCTATATAGGGTCTATCAAGACCCTATCGTTTATTACAATGGTCTACTTTTACCCAGCAGTTTTGTTAAAAGCCGTGACAGTATCTAATAGGATACTTATAATAGGCTGTTCATTTGGGCTAAATGAATTTACCTATTATCACTGATATTTATTTTATTCTGGATTATGCTCTTAATCTTATTTTATTAAATAGGACGTTTCTTTATAAAGATAGGACGCTTTAGCATAATAAGTAGTGAAATAATGTTCAATTTGGTGATATTCTGAAGTTGAGTAATATACATGAGTAATAATATTTTATTGCGACATAAGGAGTGTGACGCATGTTAATTTTGACACGCCGCGTGGGCGAAACTTTGATGATTGGCGATGAAGTCAGTGTAACGGTATTAGGGGTCAAAGGTAATCAGGTACGTATCGGTGTTAACGCACCGAAAGATATTGCGGTACACCGCGAAGAGATATATCAGCGTATTCAACAAGAGCGTTCGGTGCAATCACAAATGCAGCACCTCGAACAAGGCAACTTTGCGCCTTCATTCGATGACGAAGACTATTTTAATCGCTAATTCCACCTGCTTTGAGGTCATTTGATTATGAGTATCCGCCAATCAGACGTATCTGCTTTGCTTAATGGTTTGGACAAAAAAGCCATTGGGTTCAATGATGTTATCAGTTTTATTGATGATTTTTATCGTTATGCGCCCGCACCATTTGTAAATGGTATGGTGCATAATGATGCTGGTGAAAATGAAGGTAGTGCCAAGATTTTTGGTTTTGCCAAGCACCATGGTTTAAGTCAGTTAGATACCCTTAAATTATTCGGTGAGCATTACGAAAAGGTGCTAGCTACTCCGAAAGGCACCGATCACGCCAATATTCGTAATTTTTTACATTGGGGTTGGCAAGGTTTCTTGATGACCAAGAATCCACTTACGCAGCGCCCATCAGTAGATACTACTGCATTGTAACTTTGCGATGTAAGTTAGATAGATAACATTTAGATTAAATAGATCTAGTATGAAATCCAAAAAGCCCACACTATCAGTCGATAGCGTGGGCTTTTTAAATGGCTGTTCTTACTCTTTATTCAGTCAACAGCTTATCATTACAACTATTTATCACGGAATTTAACCGGCTGTATCGCCCCTCTTGGATTAGGCATATTAGGATAATGATGTTCATGCTCGACATCACATTCAGCGCCTATAACACTCCCATCATCTTTTATGGGTTTATGAATATAGCCTGTACGTTCGGCAGGAGGCAAATGCTCATGCTCCCATACCATTACTGCTTGCATGCAAGTTTCACGTTGCTCGCTAGTCACTAGCCGGCCATCCGGCCATTTACCCAGCTCAATAGCAACACGGAATTTGTCGACTACTTCAGGCGTTAGGCTTGCTAATATTGTTTGCTTGTCCATACGGCCTACTCTCCTCATGATATCTGTTATCTGCTTTGTTTTATGCTCAAAATATACTCATTAATTATCATCTATAATATCATCATCAGTATCAAGACTGAACTCTTCAGCGTGGACGTTCCAGTGTAATTTAGTCCGGCAAGCTTCGTAGAACTCAAAGCCTGGCGGATGCAGCAAAGTCAACTTATCAGGATGCTTACGAATATATAGCCGCTGATTTTGCTCGATCGGTACACTTGCTTTGCCATCGGCACTGACCATCGGCTGGGTTCGATTATCTTCATGAATACGAATACATATCTCACTATTACCGCTGACCACAATAGGCCGGCTCGACAAGGTATGAGGATGCATAGGTACCAGACAAATCGCATCCATACTAGGATGTACAATAGGGCCGCCACCTGAGAGCGCATAAGCAGTTGAGCCGGTTGGAGTCGCTGCAATCAGCCCATCACTGTGCTGACGATAGACATCTTGACCGTCAATCTTCATCTGAAAGTCAATCATGTGCACCGATTTACCCGCATGCAATACCACATCATTCAAGGCCATATCTTCATACAATATCTTTCGCCCTTCTCTTACTTCCATCGTTAATAGAAACCTATGATCAAGCTGATAATCACCCATCAATACTTGGCGTAATTTAAAGGCTACTTCATTAGGTTTAACATCTGCTAAAAATCCAAGACGACCTCTATTAACCCCTAAGACTGGTACTCGATAGCGAGCTAGCGCTTCAGCAGCATGTAAAATAGAGCCATCACCACCTACGACAATGACAAGGTCACAAATCTCCCCAATCAAACCGCGCTTAACGATTTTGACTCTTTCGATATCACTTAAGTCTAGGGTCGGGAGATTGGCCGTCTGCACGTCCATAACTAAGGTAAGACCCATCTCATTAACGGTCTTAGATACCTGAATAAGACTTTGAATGACACTGCGCTTGCCAGCACGGCCCATCAGACCAATACGGCGAA
This sequence is a window from Psychrobacter jeotgali. Protein-coding genes within it:
- a CDS encoding TIGR00341 family protein, which gives rise to MTSSSNNSANSLSKQDSLDNENDPDIGHDEAITESGAEIAQEPLIDHVDNLAEQNIEENENDDEDQEVETECAKAPEPQITMTSPSPDVVIATVETPDLEDLAHKDTPTEQQDQTAPATSAAADEAKQSSSENYDNQASNLENYAEQQDNDNDQVDSDNVDEARNDNDRESINESKVDNSDIDASDIDKTESNQDLEDSEYLDDEKRQEAVEKEKESKLESYKQFIARQFSNQKVDYPEVRVRIEANALPSKMYFVMNMLSAIIASYGLVTNSAAVVIGAMLVAMMLGPITGIALAIIDHRAPLLRKSLFTVITGVSLVVLVGFVVGWLHNEQPLTAEILSRTQPTSMDLMIALAGGTAGAYAMVSPHLSVAVVGVAVATALVPPLAASGILFANGETQLGLGALLLAITNIIAIQFTNALVLWILGFRRLVDDDYQSSTYLTFLRRNAVTLSLLVVLGVYLSINLNKNANQQAFENNVKTAINSYFVDKGNVLTNTQFDQTDEHLTIRAVIRGETTPSSYDVRQLEAEIAQDMLDSFSENSRIKLQLRYLPVQVIEANPLTADKLDKTDAAILTN
- the alaS gene encoding alanine--tRNA ligase; amino-acid sequence: MSQPFRSADIRKAFFDFFISKQHTPVSSSSLIPHNDPTLLFTNAGMNQFKETFLGIEPRDYTRAVTSQKCVRAGGKHNDLDNVGYTARHHTFFEMLGNFSFGDYFKQDGIAYIWEFLTSDKWLAIDKDRLYVTIYETDDEAYDIWHKDIGLPAERIIRIGDNKGVPYASDNFWTMGDTGPCGPCTEVFYDHGAEIEGGLPGTPEEDGDRFIEIWNCVFMQFNRQKDGTMTPLPAPSVDTGMGLERISAIMQDVHSNYQIDLFAHLMDAAAQVLEIENQQQSSLKVIADHIRAVAFLIADGVMPSNEGRGYVLRRIIRRAVRHGHKLGANSDFFYKMVAPLVAEMGAAYPELLEKQSLIEDAIQKEEAQFAKTLAQGLRLLASELEDLQDGDVLSGAAAFKLYDTYGFPLDLTADITRERGITINEEEFDEHMQAQRERARDAGKFDVDYSSVIQVDTPTEFIGYEQLEDQNVQIVALYQEGQATDSLAEGEEGVIVLDRTPFYAEGGGQVGELGEIRTPSGVFEVQDTKKSGQAIIHYGVVNMGTISAQQTAEAEVISSIRAASAKNHSATHLLHAALREVLGDTVSQKGSLVSSEVLRFDFAYDKPVSAAEINRIERLVNEQIQANTPACIENMPIDEAMDKGAVALFGEKYGNEVRVLTMGTDQVIDGRRQPFSIELCGGLHVERTGDIGVLKITSEGGIAAGVRRIEAVTGMNAIKYIQQNDQQLSTLAGQLKVKRPDVAKRVQTMADKQRELEKQLERLEQKMASAQAANLLDEVQTIAGTPVLVSTLSGIDGKSIRTLMDDIKSKSPDSIIVLIGDKDGQLALAASVAKSLTSRIKAGDIIRHLAGELGGKGGGKPDYAQGGAPKADNTAAVVGALPNWIESQLG
- a CDS encoding aspartate kinase, with the protein product MALIVQKYGGTSMGSIDRIKNVAKRVKRWHDNGHQVVVVVSAMSGETNRLIDLARQISPQPDPREYDQMVSTGEQVSISLLAMAIKELGIGARSFTGRQVAIKTDASHNKARIESIEDKNIREQLDAGNVVVVAGFQGTDEHGNITTLGRGGSDTTGVAIAAALGADECQIYTDVDGVYTTDPRVTSKAKKLEKITFEEMLEMASLGSKILQIRSVEFAGKYGVPLRVLSSFDENNDGSFDDDFKDNVGTLITIDEGDSMEQAIISGIAFNRDEAKIVVRGVPDHPGIASAILTPIGRANIEIDMIVQNVSTHGTTDFSFTVNRSDMERAMKVLNDEVKDEIGAKEVLGNSEVVKISLVGVGMRSHAGVASLMFQTLAENNINIQMISTSEIKVSVLIQEQHLEKAVRSLHTAFGLDREDGDSRVAGQ
- a CDS encoding HopJ type III effector protein, which translates into the protein MSIRQSDVSALLNGLDKKAIGFNDVISFIDDFYRYAPAPFVNGMVHNDAGENEGSAKIFGFAKHHGLSQLDTLKLFGEHYEKVLATPKGTDHANIRNFLHWGWQGFLMTKNPLTQRPSVDTTAL
- a CDS encoding YeaC family protein → MDKQTILASLTPEVVDKFRVAIELGKWPDGRLVTSEQRETCMQAVMVWEHEHLPPAERTGYIHKPIKDDGSVIGAECDVEHEHHYPNMPNPRGAIQPVKFRDK
- a CDS encoding NAD(+) kinase; this translates as MENSAQSARLPHLHESELFHAIKNPAFRRIGLMGRAGKRSVIQSLIQVSKTVNEMGLTLVMDVQTANLPTLDLSDIERVKIVKRGLIGEICDLVIVVGGDGSILHAAEALARYRVPVLGVNRGRLGFLADVKPNEVAFKLRQVLMGDYQLDHRFLLTMEVREGRKILYEDMALNDVVLHAGKSVHMIDFQMKIDGQDVYRQHSDGLIAATPTGSTAYALSGGGPIVHPSMDAICLVPMHPHTLSSRPIVVSGNSEICIRIHEDNRTQPMVSADGKASVPIEQNQRLYIRKHPDKLTLLHPPGFEFYEACRTKLHWNVHAEEFSLDTDDDIIDDN